From Paenibacillus polymyxa, the proteins below share one genomic window:
- a CDS encoding 2,3-butanediol dehydrogenase, which yields MQALRWHGVKDLRLENIEQPAALPGKVKIKVEWCGICGSDLHEYVAGPIFIPENAQHPLTGEKAPIVMGHEFSGQVVEIGEGVTKIQVGDRVVVEPVFACGECDACRQGKYNLCDKMGFLGLAGGGGGFSEYVAADEHMVHKIPESVSFEQGALVEPSAVALYAVRQSQLKVGDKAVVFGAGPIGLLVIEALKASGASEIYAVELSEERKAKAEELGAIVLDPKTYDVVEELHKRTNGGVDVAYEVTGVPPVLTQAIESTKISGQIMIVSIFEKEAPIKPNNIVMKERNLTGIIGYRDVFPAVISLMEKGYFPADKLVTKRIKLEEVIEQGFEGLLKEKNQVKILVSPQS from the coding sequence ATGCAAGCATTGAGATGGCATGGAGTAAAAGATTTACGTTTGGAAAACATTGAGCAACCCGCTGCTCTTCCAGGAAAAGTAAAGATCAAAGTGGAATGGTGTGGCATTTGCGGAAGTGATCTTCACGAATATGTAGCAGGACCGATCTTCATTCCTGAAAACGCTCAGCATCCACTGACTGGCGAAAAAGCTCCGATTGTGATGGGACATGAATTTTCTGGACAAGTCGTTGAAATCGGTGAAGGTGTAACTAAAATTCAGGTTGGCGACCGTGTAGTCGTAGAACCGGTTTTTGCATGTGGAGAATGTGATGCATGTAGACAAGGCAAATATAACCTTTGCGATAAAATGGGCTTCCTCGGTTTGGCAGGCGGCGGCGGTGGATTTTCTGAATATGTCGCAGCTGACGAGCACATGGTTCACAAAATTCCAGAAAGCGTATCCTTCGAGCAAGGCGCTTTGGTAGAGCCTTCGGCCGTTGCTTTGTATGCTGTACGTCAAAGCCAACTGAAAGTCGGCGACAAAGCTGTCGTGTTTGGCGCTGGTCCTATCGGATTGCTGGTTATTGAAGCGTTGAAAGCTTCGGGCGCATCTGAGATTTATGCGGTAGAGCTTTCCGAGGAGCGTAAAGCTAAAGCTGAAGAGCTGGGTGCTATCGTGCTTGATCCTAAAACTTATGATGTTGTGGAAGAACTGCACAAACGGACTAACGGTGGCGTAGATGTAGCCTATGAAGTCACTGGAGTACCTCCTGTGCTGACTCAAGCGATTGAATCCACTAAAATCAGCGGACAAATCATGATCGTCAGCATTTTTGAAAAAGAAGCTCCGATCAAACCGAACAATATTGTCATGAAGGAACGCAATCTGACTGGTATTATCGGCTACCGTGATGTATTCCCGGCTGTCATCAGCTTGATGGAAAAAGGATATTTCCCTGCTGACAAACTTGTGACCAAACGTATTAAGCTCGAAGAAGTGATCGAGCAAGGCTTTGAAGGTCTTCTGAAAGAAAAAAATCAGGTTAAAATCCTGGTATCTCCGCAATCCTAA
- a CDS encoding LacI family DNA-binding transcriptional regulator, giving the protein MSEQKKVTIEDVAKRAGVGIATVSRAINDSEGISPKTKAFILQVIEEMGFTPNTSAQSLKVRQTRQIALAVPDIRNAIIPEIAWSVEQAAKQHGYRVVQINTAGNARMELETVREVKKLHVDGLIIMPLAYPKMLVDLINKANVPVSIINYGKKLGEDVKADIVSLARQEGRLVMEHLLKIGRTRIAYAGAAKDKIEERYFAYEQSLQHVDPSLVYFGDDFSFETGLRAADYFYSLKNMPDAIYAVNDMVAIGIVNRFKDLGVKVPQEVAVVGIDNNLWATVTTPQISSVSIMGEEVARLAAELLLKRIQEQTVGDYERIQFEPRLIVRESSVSVIRKPTVGHDE; this is encoded by the coding sequence GTGTCAGAGCAAAAGAAAGTAACTATAGAGGATGTAGCCAAGCGGGCAGGGGTCGGTATTGCGACTGTCTCCAGGGCTATTAATGATAGCGAGGGCATCAGCCCCAAAACAAAGGCATTTATTTTGCAAGTAATTGAAGAAATGGGTTTTACGCCCAATACCTCAGCTCAAAGCCTAAAGGTGCGGCAGACACGGCAAATTGCGCTGGCTGTACCGGATATCCGGAACGCGATCATTCCAGAGATTGCTTGGTCCGTAGAACAGGCCGCCAAGCAGCACGGTTATCGTGTCGTGCAGATCAATACGGCCGGGAATGCCAGGATGGAGCTTGAAACGGTGCGTGAGGTTAAGAAGCTGCATGTAGACGGGCTCATCATTATGCCGCTGGCGTATCCCAAAATGTTGGTTGATCTGATTAACAAAGCGAACGTTCCCGTGTCTATTATTAACTATGGCAAGAAGCTGGGTGAAGACGTCAAAGCGGATATCGTCAGTCTGGCCCGGCAAGAGGGAAGACTTGTGATGGAGCATTTGCTTAAAATCGGAAGAACGAGAATTGCTTATGCAGGTGCAGCGAAGGACAAAATCGAGGAGAGATACTTCGCTTATGAGCAGTCTCTCCAGCATGTGGACCCTTCACTGGTGTATTTTGGCGATGACTTTTCCTTCGAGACCGGGCTACGGGCAGCCGATTATTTTTACAGCTTGAAAAATATGCCGGATGCGATTTATGCAGTTAATGATATGGTGGCCATAGGAATCGTAAACCGCTTTAAGGATTTGGGTGTAAAAGTACCGCAAGAGGTTGCAGTGGTCGGTATTGATAACAATTTGTGGGCTACGGTAACGACCCCGCAGATCAGCTCAGTTTCTATCATGGGGGAAGAGGTGGCACGCCTGGCTGCGGAACTGCTGCTTAAGCGAATTCAGGAACAGACCGTGGGGGATTATGAGCGTATACAGTTTGAGCCTCGTTTGATTGTCAGGGAATCCAGCGTCTCCGTGATCCGTAAGCCTACGGTTGGGCATGACGAGTAA
- a CDS encoding AraC family transcriptional regulator produces the protein MKATEIESSTTEKQAELTSLIEQFTSHDGVHATDIPSLHFVRSSTTTVPIYQVHEPALCIVAQGKKVVILAEESYYYGTSDYLVVSVDLPISGQVIQASAEAPYLCLRLNFDPHQVLDLIREAAFPTSPIPDSRRGLYVSQTNSLLLDAVVRLVRLLERPQDIPVLAPLVIREILYRILQGKQGESLKQLVMTGSHSNRIAEVIKRIKQDYDKPLRIDELSQLANMSPSSLHRHFKEVTAMSPMQYQKQLRLQEARRLLLSESADAADVGFQVGYESPSQFSREYARLFGLPPIRDIKRLRVDQDYLQS, from the coding sequence GTGAAAGCAACCGAAATTGAGAGTTCTACCACGGAAAAGCAAGCCGAATTGACCAGTCTCATAGAACAATTTACAAGTCACGACGGAGTTCACGCTACAGATATCCCTTCACTTCACTTCGTCCGAAGTTCGACTACCACCGTTCCAATTTATCAGGTCCATGAACCCGCCTTATGCATTGTGGCTCAGGGAAAAAAAGTCGTGATACTCGCAGAGGAAAGTTACTATTACGGCACATCCGACTACCTTGTGGTTTCGGTAGATTTACCAATTTCCGGGCAGGTGATACAAGCCTCAGCAGAAGCTCCGTACTTGTGCCTCCGGCTCAATTTTGATCCGCATCAAGTTTTGGATTTGATCAGAGAAGCTGCTTTTCCTACTAGCCCAATACCTGATTCCAGACGAGGCTTGTATGTAAGCCAGACCAACTCCCTACTGCTGGATGCCGTAGTAAGGCTCGTACGGCTTTTGGAAAGACCGCAGGATATTCCGGTGCTGGCTCCATTAGTTATACGTGAGATATTGTATAGGATTTTACAGGGGAAGCAGGGAGAGTCCTTAAAACAACTGGTCATGACTGGTAGCCATTCAAACCGGATCGCAGAAGTCATAAAGCGAATTAAACAAGATTATGATAAGCCGTTGCGAATTGATGAATTGTCCCAACTGGCTAATATGAGTCCTTCGTCGCTACATCGTCATTTTAAAGAGGTTACAGCTATGAGCCCAATGCAATATCAAAAACAATTACGTCTGCAAGAGGCCCGTCGCCTGTTGTTATCTGAATCAGCAGATGCGGCAGATGTCGGTTTTCAGGTAGGCTACGAAAGTCCCTCTCAATTCAGTCGTGAATACGCTCGCTTGTTCGGCCTCCCTCCAATTCGTGATATCAAGCGCTTGCGTGTAGATCAGGATTACCTCCAATCATAA
- a CDS encoding SDR family oxidoreductase produces the protein MLDIKGKVAAITGASSGIGEATARLLAQHGAHVVLGARRTERLEALTSEIRSKGGSADYMQLDVTQREQMEAFIKYAEKRFGRVDVIVNNAGVMPLSKLEALKVEEWDRMIDVNIRGVLHGIAAGLPIMKKQGFGQFINIASIGAYSVTPTAAVYCATKYAVRAISEGLRMEVGGDIRVTLVSPGVTESELADSISDEEARQGMKEYRRISISPDAIARSIVYAMEQPADVDVNEIIVRPTASTN, from the coding sequence ATGTTAGATATTAAAGGGAAAGTTGCAGCTATTACAGGAGCAAGCAGTGGAATCGGTGAAGCTACTGCTCGTTTACTTGCTCAACATGGGGCTCATGTTGTATTAGGAGCCAGACGCACAGAACGACTGGAGGCTCTTACCTCCGAAATTCGTTCAAAAGGGGGATCGGCTGATTATATGCAACTGGATGTGACCCAAAGGGAGCAGATGGAAGCGTTCATTAAGTACGCTGAAAAACGGTTTGGACGTGTGGATGTCATTGTGAACAATGCAGGAGTGATGCCTCTTTCAAAATTGGAAGCCCTGAAAGTAGAAGAATGGGACCGCATGATTGATGTTAATATACGAGGCGTTCTGCATGGGATCGCGGCAGGGCTTCCCATCATGAAAAAACAAGGATTTGGTCAGTTTATCAATATTGCTTCTATTGGCGCGTATAGTGTAACGCCGACTGCAGCAGTATACTGCGCAACGAAGTATGCAGTTCGGGCGATTTCTGAGGGGTTGCGTATGGAGGTTGGTGGGGATATTCGTGTAACGCTGGTATCACCGGGAGTAACCGAATCCGAGCTTGCCGACAGTATTTCAGATGAAGAGGCTCGGCAGGGAATGAAAGAATACCGCCGTATTTCGATTTCGCCGGATGCCATTGCTCGTTCCATTGTGTATGCCATGGAGCAGCCTGCGGATGTAGATGTGAATGAAATCATTGTCAGACCCACGGCAAGCACAAATTAA
- a CDS encoding ArsR/SmtB family transcription factor, which produces MKETTEMQQAVKIYKALGEPTRLKIALLLKEESDQCCSVLGEKLNSVAISTLSHHLKQMAESGLLTYRKEGTFIYYSLDVEAAQKYAPFLLT; this is translated from the coding sequence GTGAAAGAGACAACAGAGATGCAGCAAGCTGTAAAAATATATAAAGCACTTGGAGAACCGACTCGTCTCAAGATAGCACTTCTGCTAAAAGAGGAAAGTGATCAATGCTGCTCTGTACTGGGCGAGAAGCTGAACAGTGTAGCTATTTCAACGCTATCGCACCATTTGAAGCAAATGGCAGAGTCGGGGCTGCTCACATACCGTAAAGAGGGGACGTTTATTTATTACAGTTTGGATGTGGAAGCAGCACAGAAATATGCCCCGTTCCTGTTGACATAA
- a CDS encoding MFS transporter has translation MQSTWKVYILAIVSFLVGTSEYIISGILDQIATTMGITVSAAGQLITVFSLAYAIGTPILMAVTAKWDRRNLLLSSLGLFAVANMLSFVLPGFGMFIAARILMALGAGMVVVTALSIAAKIAPVGKQASSIATVTMGFTASLIIGVPLGRMISSAYGWKTVFLGIALAGIIALIVIAMTIPRLKGDQPIPLLQQFALLKKPEVALGLGITFFWLGGYSLAYTYISPYLLNVSGVGEDMLSSVLLAFGIASLIGSKIGGYSADKKGIPFTLLGGMMLHGISLLLIPFAAHSLIALFALLILWSFAAWTTGPTQQYNLVTLIPESSGVMLSLNQSTMQLAMAAGAGIGGVVVGQVTLASIPWFGAAGVAIAMVAVYLLSRRSSVHTELGVTE, from the coding sequence ATGCAGAGCACGTGGAAGGTGTACATTTTGGCCATTGTCAGTTTTTTGGTAGGTACATCTGAGTACATTATCTCAGGTATTTTGGATCAGATTGCGACAACCATGGGGATTACGGTGTCCGCAGCGGGCCAGTTGATTACCGTCTTTTCTCTTGCTTACGCGATAGGCACGCCGATTCTGATGGCAGTAACCGCTAAATGGGACAGACGCAACCTGCTCTTGAGTTCCTTAGGATTATTTGCAGTAGCCAATATGCTCTCCTTTGTCTTGCCAGGTTTTGGGATGTTTATTGCCGCACGTATTCTGATGGCCCTCGGGGCGGGGATGGTCGTGGTTACTGCACTGAGCATTGCTGCAAAAATAGCCCCAGTTGGCAAGCAGGCCAGTTCTATTGCTACAGTCACTATGGGTTTTACAGCCTCGCTGATTATAGGTGTGCCGCTTGGGAGAATGATCTCTTCTGCATATGGCTGGAAAACCGTATTTCTCGGCATCGCTTTAGCGGGGATTATTGCCTTGATCGTTATCGCTATGACAATCCCTCGCTTGAAAGGAGATCAACCGATCCCTTTACTGCAGCAGTTTGCACTTCTGAAAAAGCCTGAAGTTGCCTTGGGATTAGGCATTACCTTTTTTTGGCTAGGAGGTTATTCACTCGCGTATACTTACATCTCACCGTACTTGCTGAATGTATCAGGTGTAGGAGAGGATATGCTAAGCTCAGTATTACTCGCCTTCGGAATTGCCAGTCTAATCGGGTCAAAAATTGGTGGATACAGTGCGGATAAAAAGGGTATACCCTTTACATTATTAGGGGGCATGATGTTGCACGGTATTTCGTTACTCTTAATTCCTTTTGCCGCGCATTCCCTGATTGCACTATTTGCTTTATTGATCCTATGGTCGTTCGCAGCCTGGACAACCGGACCTACTCAACAATATAACTTGGTCACTCTCATACCGGAATCTTCCGGTGTGATGCTGAGTCTCAACCAGTCTACCATGCAGCTTGCTATGGCAGCGGGAGCCGGAATTGGCGGTGTAGTTGTTGGTCAGGTTACGCTGGCCTCCATCCCTTGGTTTGGAGCAGCTGGTGTCGCTATCGCCATGGTAGCTGTATATTTACTTTCACGAAGATCTTCGGTTCACACGGAATTGGGTGTGACAGAATAA
- a CDS encoding GNAT family N-acetyltransferase yields MIEQLVPFDDLLNHNPFLIDEVRYNLLHRICESEESTCLKTFDGNMIFAQSPGHKAWLWISQQIIGNHKLTYIEELLHYLEGTNLSGVCGDVETAENFAHAYAERHTAQVHTHMVMESYFCPEYNKPSGVEGIIRQATSEDVQVVAQLLAGFSKDALDRSVDPTSQISAAKAAIETGNLYLWIVNSMPVSMANIAHRSPRHGRINAVYTPPTWRKKGCASAIVSGLCSILKNEQLTPMLYADVKNSVSNQVYKNIGFKEGGKITDIAFG; encoded by the coding sequence ATGATTGAGCAGCTAGTCCCATTCGATGATCTATTAAATCACAATCCATTTTTGATTGATGAGGTTCGATATAATTTGCTTCATCGAATATGTGAGTCAGAAGAATCAACATGCCTTAAAACGTTTGATGGAAATATGATTTTCGCTCAATCACCCGGACATAAGGCTTGGCTATGGATTTCGCAGCAAATCATCGGCAACCATAAGTTAACCTATATCGAAGAACTCTTACATTATTTAGAAGGAACCAACCTATCAGGTGTATGTGGTGATGTCGAAACAGCCGAGAATTTCGCACATGCTTACGCCGAGCGGCATACTGCTCAGGTACATACTCATATGGTTATGGAATCTTATTTCTGTCCTGAATACAACAAACCTTCCGGCGTTGAGGGGATCATACGACAAGCCACTTCAGAGGACGTACAGGTAGTTGCCCAGCTTCTAGCTGGTTTTTCAAAAGATGCTTTAGACCGTTCAGTTGATCCGACTAGTCAAATATCAGCTGCGAAGGCAGCGATCGAGACAGGGAATTTATATCTTTGGATTGTAAATAGTATGCCCGTGTCCATGGCTAACATTGCTCATCGTTCTCCAAGGCATGGCCGTATTAATGCTGTTTATACTCCCCCTACCTGGCGAAAAAAAGGTTGTGCCAGCGCAATTGTATCGGGGTTATGTTCCATTTTAAAAAATGAGCAGCTAACCCCCATGCTTTACGCAGATGTAAAAAATTCAGTTTCCAATCAAGTTTATAAAAATATCGGTTTTAAAGAAGGCGGCAAAATTACTGATATTGCGTTTGGATAG
- a CDS encoding isocitrate lyase/PEP mutase family protein: MNKIQQFHALHTSKEPLFLGNAWDLLSAVALEKAGFKAIGTTSWGIANTLGFADGELIDFDQHISIIRTIAEHVQVPVSADIEAGYGEDAATIVEHVLRTADVGVAGINIEDSLKQQKGLREVRAHSDLLSKIRAALDVHGFKEFFINARTDTFLQMETPLSETIERAKAYVDSGADGIFVPGLKSDEEIREVVFHIHAPLNVLSLPGLTNVRQLQQLGVKRFSFGNAFSDKIIVALQKNAEQLINLQDTSDLYEDFAKIP, from the coding sequence ATGAACAAAATCCAGCAATTTCATGCACTTCATACTTCAAAGGAACCTTTATTTTTGGGGAATGCTTGGGATTTGCTATCTGCCGTGGCTCTGGAGAAGGCAGGCTTTAAGGCGATAGGTACAACGAGTTGGGGGATTGCCAATACACTTGGGTTTGCAGATGGAGAGCTTATTGATTTTGACCAGCATATAAGCATCATTCGCACTATTGCAGAGCATGTTCAAGTTCCTGTGTCGGCAGATATTGAAGCAGGATATGGGGAGGATGCGGCAACGATTGTCGAGCATGTATTAAGGACAGCCGATGTCGGAGTGGCGGGGATTAATATTGAGGATTCATTAAAACAGCAAAAGGGACTTCGAGAAGTGAGGGCGCACAGTGACCTGCTGTCCAAAATAAGAGCTGCCTTGGATGTTCATGGGTTTAAAGAGTTTTTTATAAATGCGAGAACGGATACATTTTTGCAGATGGAGACTCCACTTTCGGAGACCATAGAAAGGGCCAAAGCGTATGTGGATAGTGGTGCTGACGGAATTTTTGTTCCAGGTTTAAAGAGTGATGAAGAGATCAGAGAGGTTGTATTTCATATACATGCTCCGCTTAATGTTTTATCTTTGCCAGGTCTGACGAATGTCCGCCAGCTTCAGCAGTTAGGAGTCAAACGGTTTAGCTTTGGAAATGCGTTTTCTGATAAGATAATAGTTGCTTTGCAAAAGAATGCGGAACAGTTGATCAACCTTCAAGATACTTCAGATTTATATGAGGATTTTGCAAAAATCCCATAA
- a CDS encoding bifunctional transcriptional activator/DNA repair enzyme AdaA — protein sequence MAKPSLSFEEMWEKIIACDRKYDGVFFTAVKTTRIYCRPSCRSRKPKKINVEFYFDVDTVEKAGFRACKRCQPHTDHSPYIRLVQNVIAFLINHYKEKLVLQDIADHVGISTFYLDRIFKQETSETPRMYLEKIRVDKAAYLLKNTDLTNLEICYETGFQSPSNFYKSFRNLNQCSPSEYRNLNKD from the coding sequence ATGGCTAAACCTAGTCTTTCTTTTGAAGAAATGTGGGAGAAAATTATAGCATGTGATCGTAAATATGACGGGGTGTTTTTTACCGCTGTGAAAACAACCCGTATATATTGCCGACCTTCCTGTCGATCCCGAAAGCCGAAAAAAATCAATGTCGAGTTTTACTTTGATGTGGACACCGTGGAAAAAGCGGGTTTTCGCGCTTGCAAAAGATGCCAGCCTCATACAGATCATTCGCCGTATATCAGGCTTGTCCAGAATGTGATAGCTTTTTTAATCAATCATTATAAAGAAAAACTAGTATTGCAGGATATTGCGGATCATGTTGGAATAAGCACTTTTTATTTGGATCGGATCTTTAAACAAGAAACCTCGGAAACCCCGCGTATGTATTTGGAAAAAATAAGAGTAGATAAGGCAGCTTATCTTCTTAAAAATACAGATCTTACGAATCTTGAAATTTGCTATGAGACAGGCTTCCAAAGTCCCTCCAATTTCTATAAGTCGTTTCGCAACTTGAACCAATGTTCTCCTAGTGAGTATAGAAATTTGAATAAGGATTAG
- a CDS encoding methylated-DNA--[protein]-cysteine S-methyltransferase, producing the protein MSKLYVLNYVSPIGEIEIRGTNEDVYSIMFSNRNEPLTMLTEEAPIQVLEECASQLDEYFKGERFEFSFPYAFEGTDFQQKVWNALVTVGYGTTTAYKDIALAIGNEKAIRAVGSANGKNKLSIVIPCHRIIGSNQKLTGYAGGLWRKEWLLQHEKRCLRS; encoded by the coding sequence ATGAGCAAGTTATACGTATTAAATTATGTATCGCCGATTGGAGAGATAGAGATACGGGGCACCAATGAGGATGTCTATTCCATTATGTTCTCTAATCGGAATGAGCCTTTAACGATGCTTACAGAAGAAGCTCCAATCCAAGTATTAGAGGAATGCGCCAGCCAGCTTGACGAGTATTTTAAAGGTGAGCGCTTTGAATTTTCGTTTCCTTATGCTTTTGAAGGTACGGACTTCCAGCAAAAAGTATGGAATGCGCTGGTGACCGTGGGTTACGGTACAACGACAGCTTATAAAGATATTGCTCTCGCTATTGGAAACGAAAAAGCAATCCGAGCCGTTGGCAGTGCGAATGGCAAAAATAAGCTGAGCATTGTGATTCCATGTCACCGAATTATCGGATCAAATCAGAAACTAACTGGCTATGCAGGTGGCCTATGGAGAAAAGAATGGTTGCTCCAGCATGAGAAGCGTTGTCTGAGATCATAA
- a CDS encoding antitoxin Xre/MbcA/ParS toxin-binding domain-containing protein: MRETYLKEFKPESWVNMVQIYQERYDQVDPAIRAKVAKSKIPKEIQIVLLPDMGEYLLTWMDKKVPALGHETPSDYLKSEEGTKALKAAILRMPR, from the coding sequence ATGAGAGAGACATATTTAAAAGAGTTTAAGCCGGAAAGCTGGGTCAACATGGTTCAGATCTATCAGGAGCGATATGATCAGGTAGATCCGGCGATAAGGGCAAAGGTAGCCAAAAGTAAAATTCCAAAGGAGATTCAGATTGTGCTGCTGCCCGACATGGGCGAGTATTTGCTAACTTGGATGGATAAAAAGGTTCCCGCACTTGGTCACGAAACACCGTCGGATTATTTAAAAAGCGAAGAAGGGACCAAGGCACTGAAGGCAGCCATTCTACGTATGCCGCGTTAA
- a CDS encoding YdhK family protein yields the protein MRIQWTLLAGAVMIILSGCGNSNTPAQEHTTSSSQQHDASDMNHSTSSELPAGLKEAENPAFKIGSQATIQADHMAGMKGATATVVGAYTTTAYTVSYTPTTGGEKVNNHKWVIHEEIKDAGSEPYAPGTEVILAADHMKGMDGAKAIIDSAEPTTVYMVDYTPTTGGEPVKNHKWVTESELSAN from the coding sequence ATGAGAATACAATGGACTTTACTTGCTGGTGCAGTCATGATTATTTTGAGTGGGTGCGGGAACAGTAACACGCCAGCCCAGGAGCATACGACAAGCAGCAGTCAACAGCATGACGCATCAGATATGAACCATTCCACCTCCAGTGAGCTTCCTGCTGGACTAAAAGAAGCTGAAAACCCAGCCTTCAAAATTGGCAGCCAAGCGACCATTCAAGCCGATCATATGGCAGGCATGAAGGGCGCTACGGCCACGGTTGTGGGTGCTTATACGACTACTGCTTATACAGTCTCCTATACACCAACCACTGGAGGAGAAAAAGTGAATAATCATAAGTGGGTTATTCATGAAGAGATTAAGGATGCGGGCAGCGAGCCCTATGCACCTGGCACAGAAGTTATTCTGGCGGCAGACCACATGAAGGGGATGGATGGGGCTAAGGCTATCATAGATTCCGCCGAGCCAACGACCGTATATATGGTAGACTATACGCCGACTACAGGAGGAGAGCCTGTCAAAAATCATAAATGGGTGACGGAGAGTGAGCTTTCAGCCAATTAG
- a CDS encoding MetQ/NlpA family ABC transporter substrate-binding protein has translation MKKQWISFILLLGVVVLFISGCGSKNTSGSVADEEKKTLHIGFNPGPYSDQFKNGVAPYLEKKGYKITYKEFTDGVQPNVAVANGDIDANVFQHSLYLDSMNKRENIDLVGAVQVPTPPMGLYSSKHTSLDEISAGAQINLPNEPVNMLRALNILKEVGWITLKDNIDPLQTSVNDITSNPHHLQFVATDPAQGPRALEDVDFAAIQGNFAVSNGMKLTSALKLEKLTDPFTNVVAVDSKNKDKPFVKDIIEGYHSDEFQKYIQSNPVYEGYKLPSYFK, from the coding sequence ATGAAGAAACAATGGATTTCATTTATATTGCTGCTGGGCGTAGTTGTGCTTTTTATTTCAGGCTGTGGCAGCAAGAATACGTCGGGCAGCGTTGCGGACGAAGAAAAGAAAACACTGCATATCGGCTTTAATCCCGGTCCATATAGCGATCAGTTTAAGAATGGTGTGGCTCCATATTTGGAGAAGAAGGGGTATAAGATTACATATAAAGAGTTTACAGACGGGGTTCAGCCCAATGTAGCCGTGGCTAATGGAGATATTGATGCCAATGTGTTCCAGCACTCGCTCTATCTGGATTCAATGAATAAGCGGGAGAATATTGATCTGGTTGGTGCTGTGCAAGTTCCGACTCCTCCAATGGGATTGTACTCCAGTAAGCATACCAGCCTTGACGAAATCAGTGCTGGAGCCCAAATCAACCTGCCCAACGAGCCAGTCAATATGCTGCGTGCGCTGAACATTTTGAAGGAAGTAGGTTGGATTACCTTAAAGGACAATATCGATCCATTGCAAACTTCGGTGAACGATATCACCTCTAATCCGCATCATCTACAATTTGTTGCTACCGACCCGGCACAAGGGCCACGTGCATTGGAGGATGTTGATTTTGCGGCTATACAAGGGAATTTTGCTGTATCGAATGGAATGAAGTTAACCTCAGCATTAAAGCTTGAAAAACTGACAGATCCATTCACAAATGTGGTAGCTGTGGACAGCAAGAATAAGGACAAGCCCTTCGTCAAAGACATTATTGAGGGATATCATTCCGATGAATTCCAAAAGTACATCCAATCGAATCCTGTGTATGAAGGCTACAAGCTGCCAAGCTATTTTAAATAA